Proteins encoded together in one Chitinophaga sp. LS1 window:
- a CDS encoding LytTR family DNA-binding domain-containing protein, with protein sequence MRKINCLIVDDEPIARQIIQTYCSHFPMLNIIASCGNALEAKVIAQQEDIELIFLDINMPVLNGLAFLKTLKYQPQVIFTTAYKEYAVEAFDLAATDYLLKPFSLERFIIAVDKALEKLTEPEFTASKKENFIFIKADGKIYKILYEDIYYAEASGNYTKVVTKQRTILPTITFSGFEELLPAHLFIRVHRSFIINKGSITHIEGNRAFINTTEIPIGSNYKDNFLKQLGL encoded by the coding sequence ATGAGAAAGATCAATTGTCTGATAGTAGACGATGAGCCAATAGCGAGGCAGATAATACAAACGTATTGTAGTCACTTCCCGATGTTGAACATCATCGCCTCCTGCGGCAATGCGCTGGAAGCAAAAGTTATTGCACAACAGGAAGACATCGAACTTATATTTCTCGATATCAACATGCCGGTGCTGAATGGACTGGCATTTTTAAAAACACTCAAGTACCAGCCACAGGTGATCTTTACCACTGCTTACAAAGAGTATGCAGTAGAAGCCTTTGACCTGGCGGCTACAGATTACCTGTTAAAACCTTTTTCATTGGAAAGGTTCATTATAGCAGTGGATAAGGCATTGGAGAAATTAACAGAACCTGAATTCACCGCCAGCAAAAAGGAAAACTTCATCTTTATCAAGGCAGATGGAAAGATCTATAAAATACTGTACGAAGATATTTACTATGCAGAGGCCAGTGGTAATTATACCAAGGTAGTCACTAAGCAACGTACCATTCTCCCTACTATTACCTTCTCTGGTTTTGAAGAGTTATTACCTGCTCATTTATTCATCAGGGTACATCGTTCATTTATCATCAACAAGGGCAGCATTACACATATAGAGGGTAACCGGGCATTTATCAATACCACAGAGATCCCTATAGGCAGCAATTACAAAGACAATTTTCTGAAACAACTGGGGTTGTAA
- a CDS encoding sensor histidine kinase has translation MKTVGNLRIHLIAAVSSGVVLFILIRQFVHTITVMDDEEIAFALTVGFLGAVYTGRFLSFLFINEKREVSYFSLIILSIIFLLSSCFTCLFIGKALQRQDFFHDFLFPMSFLIMSLTLGMLIKLFRTRIFAHLHEAQILAANSQSELQNLQSQLSPHFLFNTLNNMYGLSITAPDKVPALLLQLSDLLRYSVYDAKEMFVPLKDELTYINNYMEFEKIRVGERLHLNTVIEPFDDTSDMIAPMLLIVFIENAFKHSKNTTNDKIYIEIMIRRWSDSILFSVKNSKGEVPEHSGGLGLENVRKRLSLLYPNQYDLNIDDGDKYFTVQLQLKIKNHEKDQLSDSRR, from the coding sequence ATGAAAACAGTGGGAAATTTGAGGATACATCTTATAGCCGCCGTGAGTTCAGGGGTGGTGTTGTTTATTCTGATAAGACAATTTGTACATACCATTACCGTCATGGACGATGAGGAGATTGCCTTTGCATTGACCGTAGGCTTTCTGGGGGCAGTATATACAGGACGGTTTTTATCTTTCTTATTCATTAATGAAAAAAGGGAGGTATCATACTTTTCCCTTATTATTCTTTCCATTATATTTTTATTATCCAGCTGTTTTACTTGTCTCTTTATAGGAAAGGCCCTTCAGCGGCAGGATTTCTTCCACGATTTCCTGTTCCCTATGTCGTTCCTGATCATGAGCCTGACCCTGGGCATGCTCATCAAACTATTCCGTACCCGGATCTTCGCACACTTACATGAGGCGCAGATCCTGGCGGCCAACAGCCAGAGTGAGCTGCAAAATCTGCAATCACAGTTAAGCCCGCATTTTCTATTCAATACCCTCAATAATATGTATGGTCTTTCTATTACAGCACCGGACAAAGTACCGGCACTGCTGTTGCAATTGTCCGACCTGCTGCGATACTCCGTATACGATGCCAAGGAAATGTTTGTACCTTTAAAAGATGAGCTGACATACATCAACAACTACATGGAGTTTGAGAAGATCAGGGTAGGAGAGCGCCTGCACCTGAACACGGTAATAGAGCCTTTTGACGATACAAGTGATATGATCGCACCGATGCTCCTGATCGTATTTATAGAAAATGCTTTTAAGCATTCTAAAAATACCACCAATGACAAGATCTATATCGAAATCATGATCAGGCGTTGGAGTGATAGCATCCTCTTCTCCGTAAAAAACTCCAAAGGAGAAGTACCAGAACACAGTGGTGGCCTGGGACTGGAAAATGTAAGAAAGCGCTTATCTTTACTGTATCCCAATCAGTATGACCTGAACATAGATGATGGAGATAAATATTTCACGGTACAGTTGCAGCTAAAAATTAAGAATCATGAGAAAGATCAATTGTCTGATAGTAGACGATGA
- a CDS encoding outer membrane beta-barrel protein: MKPIIAIFISLFSIIQASAQDTTKPKQVQLKSIEVTGKKPLLEQSIDRTVVNVDAMISAASSNTLEVLNKTPGVTVDHNGTIQLNGKGVLVLINGRATYMSGQDLANYLKGLPGSTLDKIELMDAPPAKYDAGGGAVINLRLKKNTILGLTGNVSLSTSQGIYNRSNNSLNINYNYKKMNWFASFSYNKDAAYDDDKTNRDYFADSLSVYLHTHVKGRSNTKGIRLGMDYNLNAKNVIGFEVNAQQRPSIYTRGYTSDANNDSISKGFTYSDANWKNFSGNLNFLHRFNNKGHELSADASYISYNNHDEQNLNNDDDFFHYRLWSDMQIFAVKADYVHPIGIEAGAKSSFVKNDYDSRYYNEKWVQVDSNSNHFIYDENINAAYISAKKKWKRWGAQAGLRVENTNITGRQPGNSAYATSVFKRNYTQAFPTVFLSYKLDSAGNQTLTWNIGRRVNRPNYQQLNPFVAFANSYTYETGNPNLRPQTNYRTELKYQYKQWLGLGLQYNWFRDIIFTMSDVVDNIYITKPDNVAKGYIAMLLVNLNLHPAKWWDMNANIMAGKMQLHGEAFSTALNSGTYSVRVRLYNQFDLTHGWSAEASGDYSGKNINGQEVINPRYIIYAAVQKKLWHNKATLKLNMDDIFRSSGQNDHSAGVKDSYYTHRGLYDSQKVGIAFTYRFGKDTFARKRNHSDNTADQEQERAK; encoded by the coding sequence ATGAAACCCATAATCGCCATCTTTATCAGCCTATTTTCTATTATCCAGGCATCTGCACAGGATACCACCAAACCTAAACAGGTACAGCTTAAGAGTATAGAAGTCACTGGCAAAAAACCATTGCTGGAACAAAGTATTGACAGAACTGTCGTGAATGTAGATGCGATGATCAGTGCCGCCAGCAGCAACACACTGGAAGTGCTGAATAAAACACCGGGGGTGACTGTAGATCATAATGGTACCATCCAACTAAATGGAAAAGGAGTATTGGTATTGATCAATGGCAGAGCCACCTATATGTCTGGCCAGGATCTGGCGAACTACCTGAAAGGATTACCCGGTAGCACCCTCGATAAGATAGAACTGATGGATGCGCCACCAGCTAAATATGATGCAGGTGGGGGTGCTGTGATCAATTTAAGATTGAAGAAAAACACCATTCTTGGGCTGACAGGCAATGTTTCGCTCAGTACCAGTCAGGGTATTTATAACAGATCCAACAATTCTTTGAATATCAACTACAATTATAAAAAGATGAACTGGTTTGCCAGTTTCAGTTATAACAAAGATGCAGCGTATGATGATGATAAAACAAACAGGGATTACTTTGCAGATAGCCTGAGTGTTTATTTGCATACACATGTAAAAGGCAGGTCCAATACCAAGGGGATCAGGCTGGGTATGGATTATAATTTAAATGCAAAAAATGTAATCGGGTTTGAAGTAAATGCACAGCAAAGACCCAGTATTTATACCAGGGGATATACCAGTGATGCTAACAATGATAGCATCAGCAAAGGATTTACTTATAGTGATGCCAACTGGAAGAACTTTAGCGGCAACCTGAACTTCCTGCATAGATTCAATAATAAAGGACACGAACTTTCTGCCGATGCCAGTTATATTTCTTATAACAATCACGATGAACAAAACCTGAATAATGACGATGATTTCTTCCATTATCGGTTATGGTCTGATATGCAGATCTTCGCGGTGAAGGCTGATTATGTACATCCTATTGGTATTGAAGCAGGCGCAAAATCCAGTTTTGTTAAAAACGATTATGACTCCAGGTATTATAATGAGAAATGGGTGCAGGTGGATAGTAATTCCAATCATTTTATTTATGATGAGAATATCAATGCAGCATATATCAGTGCAAAGAAGAAATGGAAACGCTGGGGTGCACAGGCTGGTTTGCGTGTAGAGAATACAAACATTACAGGCAGACAACCAGGGAATTCCGCGTATGCAACATCTGTGTTTAAGCGGAATTATACACAGGCATTTCCGACTGTGTTCCTGAGTTACAAATTAGATAGCGCAGGTAATCAAACACTGACCTGGAACATAGGCAGAAGAGTGAACAGACCGAATTACCAACAATTAAATCCCTTTGTGGCTTTTGCGAATAGTTATACTTATGAAACGGGTAATCCTAATCTGCGCCCACAGACGAATTACAGGACTGAGTTAAAGTACCAGTATAAACAATGGCTGGGATTAGGTTTGCAATACAACTGGTTTAGGGATATCATCTTTACGATGAGTGACGTGGTGGATAATATTTACATTACCAAACCCGATAATGTGGCGAAGGGATATATTGCCATGCTACTTGTCAATCTGAATTTACACCCTGCGAAATGGTGGGACATGAATGCAAATATAATGGCGGGAAAAATGCAGCTGCATGGAGAAGCATTCTCCACAGCGCTAAATTCAGGTACTTATTCCGTGAGGGTACGATTGTATAACCAGTTTGATCTGACACATGGATGGAGTGCGGAAGCAAGTGGCGATTATTCAGGTAAGAATATCAATGGACAGGAAGTCATCAATCCCCGGTATATTATATATGCAGCTGTGCAGAAGAAACTGTGGCACAACAAGGCAACATTGAAACTGAATATGGATGATATTTTCCGTTCATCAGGACAGAACGATCATTCAGCCGGGGTGAAGGATAGTTATTATACACATAGAGGCCTGTATGATTCTCAGAAAGTAGGAATAGCTTTTACATATCGCTTTGGTAAAGATACCTTTGCGCGGAAGCGGAATCACAGTGATAATACGGCTGATCAGGAACAGGAAAGGGCGAAGTGA
- a CDS encoding YbhB/YbcL family Raf kinase inhibitor-like protein, whose protein sequence is MKKLSALLGMIAIFAINVHAQTFTLKSSDLGGQFSNKQYNSIMGYTGENQSPALSWENAPAGTKAFAVTMYDFDAPTGSGFWHWVLYNIPADVKEIKAGAGNAAKQLLPAGAIQGVTDFGQPGYGGPAPTPGLPHMYLITVYALKAPLTLDKGATAAYVGFNLNMTMLGKASIIAYAQHP, encoded by the coding sequence ATGAAGAAATTAAGCGCCTTATTAGGAATGATAGCCATCTTCGCTATCAACGTACATGCACAGACCTTTACCTTGAAAAGTAGTGACCTGGGTGGTCAGTTCTCCAACAAACAATATAATAGTATTATGGGGTATACCGGTGAAAACCAATCACCGGCACTATCATGGGAAAATGCCCCTGCTGGTACCAAAGCTTTTGCTGTAACTATGTATGATTTTGATGCTCCAACCGGTAGTGGTTTCTGGCATTGGGTGTTGTACAATATTCCTGCAGATGTAAAGGAAATAAAAGCGGGTGCCGGTAATGCTGCGAAGCAATTATTGCCTGCAGGAGCTATTCAGGGAGTAACCGATTTCGGTCAGCCAGGTTATGGTGGTCCTGCACCTACGCCGGGTTTGCCACATATGTACCTGATCACAGTATATGCTTTGAAAGCACCGTTAACGTTAGATAAGGGCGCTACTGCGGCGTATGTAGGGTTCAATTTAAATATGACAATGCTGGGTAAGGCTTCTATTATTGCTTACGCACAACATCCATAA
- a CDS encoding helix-turn-helix domain-containing protein, which yields MDTFNLPMDLVQENDNVHIIGYQSSANLVKNKITMNTNLFSFLLAGVKTTFYAEKSARIDPSQFILLSCGNCMMSEKNAPENGIYKSILFFFDNKILSDFFIKYPGPPQVHVEQAMSIAEQPFVTFRLDPFLQNFLHSLELMLATGKPISRAMRVLKFEELMLYMLDKYPQQVMSLRTANKDEHDFRQAVEAHIENNITVDELAFLCNMSTSTFKRRFAKIYGVAPSKWYLQKRMEIAATLLLNNREKPSDVYHKVGYENHSSFTQSFKQVFGLTPSEYQQQKLTVLQ from the coding sequence ATGGATACGTTCAATCTGCCAATGGATCTGGTACAGGAAAATGACAATGTGCACATCATCGGTTATCAGTCTTCAGCAAATCTGGTGAAGAATAAGATCACCATGAACACCAACCTGTTTAGTTTCCTGCTGGCTGGCGTAAAAACAACGTTTTATGCAGAAAAGAGCGCCCGGATTGACCCATCTCAGTTCATCCTGTTATCTTGTGGCAATTGTATGATGAGCGAAAAAAATGCCCCTGAAAATGGCATTTACAAGAGTATCCTGTTTTTCTTCGATAATAAGATCCTCTCAGATTTCTTTATCAAATACCCCGGCCCACCCCAGGTTCATGTTGAACAGGCTATGAGCATAGCGGAACAACCTTTTGTTACCTTCCGGCTGGATCCTTTTTTACAGAATTTCCTACACTCCCTGGAGCTGATGCTGGCTACCGGCAAACCCATTTCAAGAGCGATGCGGGTACTCAAGTTCGAAGAGCTGATGTTGTATATGCTGGACAAGTACCCTCAACAGGTAATGAGTCTCCGTACTGCCAACAAAGACGAGCATGACTTCCGGCAGGCGGTAGAAGCACATATCGAAAACAATATCACCGTCGATGAACTGGCTTTCCTCTGCAATATGAGCACCTCTACTTTTAAGCGTCGTTTTGCAAAGATCTATGGTGTAGCGCCCAGTAAATGGTATTTACAAAAAAGGATGGAAATAGCGGCGACCTTATTATTAAACAACCGTGAAAAACCCAGTGATGTATATCATAAAGTAGGGTACGAAAACCATTCAAGCTTCACCCAATCCTTCAAACAGGTATTCGGTCTCACCCCCAGTGAATACCAGCAACAGAAATTGACCGTTTTACAATAG
- a CDS encoding MBOAT family O-acyltransferase — translation MITSITINLGFLLFFKYYNFFVLSFADLLTNFGLQANVWTLKIILPVGISFYTFHGLSYVIDIYKGRSEPTRNLIDYSVFVSFFPLLVAGPIERASHLLPQVQHPRHFSSERASDGLRQILWGLFKKIVIADVSAMYANEIFSSNAHLHASTLVLGAVLFAFQIYGDFSGYSDIALGTARLLGFELLRNFSYPYFSRDIAEFWRRWHISLSSWFKDYVYIPLGGSRGGKLNAVRNTFIIFLLSGFWHGANWTFIFWGGLNAIYFLPLLLFNRNRNNIEIAAKGKVLPSFRELVAILITFAQVTFAWIFFRAESLRYAFNYIKGIFSRSLFSTPEVFPKTQLVLIALFLVIEWLGREQPYAIAGINLQWSRPVRWSFYFMIIFTIAIFKGSPQQFIYFQF, via the coding sequence TTGATTACAAGTATTACCATCAACCTGGGATTTTTACTCTTCTTCAAATATTATAATTTCTTTGTGCTGTCCTTCGCTGATCTGCTCACCAACTTTGGTTTGCAGGCAAACGTCTGGACACTTAAAATCATCCTTCCGGTAGGGATCTCATTCTATACTTTTCATGGCCTCTCGTATGTAATTGATATATACAAAGGTAGAAGTGAACCAACCCGGAACCTTATTGACTACTCTGTATTTGTTAGCTTCTTTCCTTTACTGGTGGCTGGTCCTATTGAACGTGCTTCCCATTTATTACCACAGGTTCAGCATCCCAGACACTTTTCATCCGAAAGAGCCAGCGACGGTTTAAGACAAATTCTCTGGGGGCTTTTCAAGAAGATTGTGATTGCAGACGTCAGCGCGATGTACGCCAATGAAATTTTTTCATCCAATGCGCACCTCCATGCAAGCACATTGGTGCTAGGTGCTGTCCTTTTTGCCTTCCAGATATATGGAGATTTCTCCGGTTATTCAGACATTGCATTAGGAACAGCCCGGTTGTTAGGTTTTGAACTGTTAAGAAACTTCTCCTATCCATACTTTTCGAGAGATATCGCTGAATTTTGGAGAAGATGGCACATATCATTGTCTTCCTGGTTTAAAGATTATGTATACATTCCGCTTGGAGGTAGCCGGGGAGGAAAGCTGAACGCAGTTCGCAATACCTTTATTATATTTTTGCTGAGCGGGTTCTGGCATGGGGCCAACTGGACCTTTATATTCTGGGGTGGATTAAATGCGATCTATTTTTTACCCCTGTTGCTTTTTAACAGGAACAGAAATAACATAGAAATCGCCGCTAAAGGAAAAGTATTACCCTCATTCAGAGAACTGGTCGCTATTCTCATCACCTTTGCGCAGGTGACCTTTGCATGGATCTTTTTCAGAGCAGAGAGTCTCCGTTATGCATTTAACTACATAAAAGGGATATTTAGCCGATCCCTGTTTAGCACACCAGAAGTTTTTCCTAAAACACAGTTAGTGCTGATAGCCTTATTCCTGGTCATTGAATGGTTGGGGAGGGAACAACCATATGCTATTGCAGGTATTAATTTACAATGGTCCAGACCTGTACGGTGGTCGTTTTACTTCATGATCATTTTTACTATCGCCATCTTTAAAGGTTCTCCTCAACAGTTCATTTATTTCCAGTTTTAG
- a CDS encoding TIGR02117 family protein, translated as MIKKVLRIALFTILTPIVLVCIYLLSAWGLSRITVAAEPSEHNNIPMYILTNGVHTDLVIPVRNEQIDWSKSVLFANTIGKDTTAEWIAFGWGDKGFYLETPTWADLKFSTAFKAATGLSTAAIHATFYKSLREGKDCIRTSIDSARYARLVAYIQQSFRRDDKGQIMNIVTNANYGRTDAFYEAKGSYSLFHTCNTWANSGLKACGQRACLWTPFDKGIFYQYRK; from the coding sequence ATGATAAAGAAAGTACTGAGAATAGCATTATTTACGATCCTTACACCTATTGTACTCGTTTGCATCTATCTCTTATCGGCCTGGGGGCTTTCCCGCATCACGGTTGCAGCCGAGCCATCAGAGCATAACAATATACCGATGTACATCCTCACAAACGGTGTACATACTGACCTTGTCATCCCTGTCAGAAACGAACAGATCGACTGGAGCAAAAGTGTACTCTTCGCCAATACCATTGGCAAAGACACCACTGCTGAATGGATCGCTTTTGGCTGGGGAGATAAAGGCTTTTACCTCGAAACGCCTACCTGGGCAGACCTGAAGTTCAGTACGGCCTTCAAAGCCGCTACCGGGCTAAGCACCGCTGCCATTCATGCTACCTTTTACAAAAGTCTGCGTGAAGGAAAAGATTGTATCCGCACCAGCATTGACAGCGCCAGATACGCAAGACTGGTTGCCTACATCCAGCAAAGTTTCAGGAGAGATGACAAGGGGCAGATTATGAACATTGTTACGAATGCGAACTATGGCCGCACTGATGCATTCTACGAAGCTAAAGGAAGTTACAGCCTGTTCCATACCTGCAATACCTGGGCGAACAGCGGCCTCAAAGCCTGTGGTCAACGTGCCTGTCTCTGGACGCCTTTTGACAAAGGAATCTTTTATCAATACAGGAAATAG
- a CDS encoding rhomboid family intramembrane serine protease: MGTIGLTCLLIIIVNIIVSFKGFRDPSFFARYAFDVDGILLYRQYDRIISAGFLHANKTHLFLNMLALFFFSTSLEYFLSNEAYLTIYLASLIGGNLLSLFLHRHHGDYTAIGASGAVSGIIFASIAIEPGVHIGLLFLPFHVPGWLFGICYVLYSIYGIRSQRDNIGHDAHLGGAMVGMLTALLFQPLAVIYNYGTILLILLPGIFFIYMVIRHPHLLLVDNLYFKRHHKGDLTIEDRYNSAKVIREQEIDGLLEKIHRNGLRSLTKKERKILEDNSKL; the protein is encoded by the coding sequence ATGGGGACAATCGGACTTACCTGTTTGTTAATTATCATTGTTAATATCATCGTCTCGTTCAAAGGATTCAGGGACCCTTCCTTCTTTGCCCGCTACGCCTTCGATGTAGACGGCATCCTTCTTTACAGACAATACGACCGTATTATCAGCGCTGGTTTCCTCCACGCCAATAAAACGCATCTTTTCCTGAACATGCTGGCCTTATTTTTCTTCAGTACCAGTTTAGAATACTTTCTCAGCAATGAGGCATACCTTACCATATATTTAGCCAGTCTGATAGGAGGGAATCTACTTTCGCTCTTCCTCCACCGTCACCACGGCGATTATACCGCCATTGGTGCCTCTGGTGCTGTCAGCGGCATCATCTTCGCCTCCATCGCCATTGAACCCGGCGTACACATAGGATTGTTATTCCTTCCTTTTCATGTACCTGGCTGGCTCTTTGGCATTTGCTACGTATTGTATTCCATCTACGGTATTCGTTCCCAGCGTGACAATATCGGGCACGATGCACACCTTGGCGGCGCCATGGTCGGCATGCTCACCGCCTTGTTGTTCCAGCCACTGGCAGTAATATATAATTACGGTACTATATTATTAATACTCCTGCCGGGCATATTTTTTATCTACATGGTTATCAGGCATCCGCACCTGCTGCTGGTGGATAACCTGTATTTCAAACGTCATCACAAAGGTGACCTCACCATCGAGGATAGGTACAACTCTGCCAAGGTAATAAGAGAACAGGAAATAGATGGTCTACTGGAAAAGATCCATAGAAATGGCCTCCGCAGTCTCACCAAAAAAGAGAGGAAAATATTGGAAGACAACTCCAAATTATGA
- a CDS encoding DinB family protein has translation MITTQPQPGEFVDYQMNYIKQVGDAPVQQVILELKDKGYEFYTSIPEEKGAYAYAPGKWNVKEVLGHIIDTERIFGYRLLAFIRGEKQGLPGFEQDDYVALSDANARTIKDLAEEMKAVRTANYFIVRNLTEEQGAIKGTSAGNPISVRTILYIMAGHELHHMQILKERYL, from the coding sequence ATGATAACTACCCAACCACAACCAGGAGAATTCGTTGATTATCAAATGAATTATATTAAACAGGTGGGCGATGCACCTGTACAGCAGGTAATACTTGAACTGAAAGACAAGGGATATGAGTTTTATACCAGTATTCCAGAGGAAAAAGGCGCCTATGCCTATGCACCGGGCAAGTGGAACGTGAAGGAAGTTTTAGGCCACATTATCGATACGGAAAGGATCTTTGGCTACCGCCTGCTGGCATTTATCAGGGGAGAAAAACAAGGATTACCCGGGTTTGAGCAGGATGATTATGTCGCACTGTCTGATGCAAATGCAAGAACAATAAAGGACCTTGCAGAAGAAATGAAAGCGGTGAGAACAGCGAATTATTTCATTGTGAGAAATCTCACTGAAGAACAGGGAGCAATAAAAGGCACCTCCGCCGGTAACCCTATTTCAGTAAGAACGATCCTGTATATTATGGCCGGTCATGAACTGCACCATATGCAAATTCTGAAAGAAAGATATTTATAA